A part of Anolis sagrei isolate rAnoSag1 chromosome 3, rAnoSag1.mat, whole genome shotgun sequence genomic DNA contains:
- the USPL1 gene encoding SUMO-specific isopeptidase USPL1 isoform X2, translated as MMENQKIGNGLQVTDIGTSALHMDCSPEASPDECCPVCRKKGLIQSLRTYRINFKESIFLCENPQCIYPLGFEPLSNIITPIDPKDSQSQGTNRKRKFFSTNPVTPSVEPHSKWTRSDNLIDNKQTLTPNLIPKCNGSHLLKTDLEQPDFSETHQPDICNATESMEMQMDLEMSTTENLPGMSSVQTQFLSVPESGSSLSQTLPQDKPSLPEQLWLQWRNVHALCWLDCILSALVHLETLKKIHSESSSESTSVIHRLFTKYNQAIALVNNCQRGEAISEVPSEVMSKAELHLNEIRNIIFGQVQPQLKCKLGEEESPVFAFPLLLRKDSKIENCFLHSFSWNFECLQCGHQVFDRCKTTLATFTNIIPEWHPLNAVHIAPCNNCNHKSQKRKMVLENVPSVLMMHFVEGLPHNNLTAYSFQFQNDFYQVKAVLQYQKSEKHFITWVLNSDETWLECDDLKGSYCRRHKSFTVPPGEIHIVIWERLAPQRSSDRDLQLQSQQSTSIPLLKGDPKSPVKNLNKHLENHSFISDCEDSLDANINKMQTLDGNNQSNFLWGFENLTDNDVITLNLISVPLDSEGKPLEERHIVQNNLLANAGTPQLQDVGQINTLPLTSEENISHNESILSEHRTVPLHQEQPGNASNLFIMPTVLLSTGSNLQALAVQEAKPEASLVPVKDSSLANAKNEASKTKSKKTCQRAPNTLENKREITGDCHVPASSNSSQSQPKNGMKSVSWVKTLLGKSPSVPKSASAFINEEKPSQKETPLSGRHALHFHGFEAKSSRKLIRKDSPPKNLLPPSTTSLSHPTIKKHAAVASERTVTNKPGSWVTLNKQIQPNLNNNENKNSPSLENGKSGVDQTQQLRLELLQQLKAKKAKLASLDKLAKARVRKKRSSKKTEKNQSQPGSQKEGDSLQRLLRDLQHQIDVEDSKSMNSPTTTVSQCSSSSYDDILSELLSPATTIASLELPHEEECRYLEMGGGSPTSSILNENPNEIISHDHNYYNPEKQNEGEDHADLLAVRSPLKKLDFDNPEKQDFLDDLFPGSILNSIMADAEDLNNFDETLLAW; from the exons ATGATGGAGAACCAGAAGATTGGAAATGGTTTGCAAGTGACTGATATAGGGACATCTGCACTCCACATG GACTGTAGTCCTGAAGCAAGTCCAGATGAGTGCTGTCCAGTTTGCAGGAAGAAAGGCCTGATACAGTCTTTAAGAACATATCGTATCAATTTTAAGGAATCTATTTTCCTATGTGAAAATCCACAG tGCATCTACCCTTTAGGATTTGAACCACTAAGCAACATTATTACTCCCATTGATCCAAAAGATTCTCAGTCTCAGGGAACCAACAGGAAAAGGAAGTTTTTTAGCACAAACCCTGTGACACCTTCTGTTGAACCACATTCAAAATGGACAAGGAGTGATAATTTGATAGACAATAAGCAAACATTGACTCCTAATCTTATTCCCAAGTGCAATGGCAGTCATCTGCTTAAGACCGACTTGGAGCAACCTGATTTTTCAGAAACCCATCAGCCAGACATTTGTAATGCTACTGAATCCATGGAGATGCAAATGGACTTGGAAATGTCAACTACAGAAAACTTACCTGGGATGTCCAGTGTGCAAACACAGTTTTTGTCGGTTCCTGAAAGCGGTTCATCACTGTCTCAGACTTTGCCTCAAGACAAACCATCTCTACCAGAACAATTGTGGCTTCAGTGGCGGAATGTGCATGCTCTCTGCTGGTTAGATTGTATTCTGTCAGCCCTTGTGCATTTAGAGACACTGAAAAAGATCCACAGTGAATCCAGCTCAGAAAGTACATCGGTAATCCATAGACTGTTCACAAAATATAACCAAGCAATTGCACTTGTGAATAATTGCCAAAGAG GTGAAGCTATTTCAGAGGTTCCTTCAGAGGTTATGTCAAAAGCTGAATTGCATCTTAATGAAATCAGGAACATCATTTTTGGCCAGGTTCAGCCTCAACTTAAATGTAAATTGG GTGAGGAGGAAAGTCCAGTTTTTGCTTTTCCTCTACTTCTACGCAAAGACTCAAAAATAGAGAATTGCTTTCTCCATTCTTTTTCGTGGAATTTTGAATGCTTACAGTGTGGCCATCAAGTCTTTGACAG GTGTAAGACAACGTTGGCAACCTTTACAAATATAATTCCAGAATGGCACCCCTTAAATGCTGTTCATATTGCTCCTTGTAATAACTGTAATCACAaatctcaaaaaagaaaaatggtttTGGAAAA TGTCCCCTCGGTACTTATGATGCATTTCGTCGAAGGTTTGCCACATAATAACTTAACAGCCTACTCATTTCAATTTCAAAATGATTTCTACCAAGTAAAAGCTGTTCTTCAATACCAGAAGTCAGAAAAACACTTCATAACGTGGGTCTTGAATTCTGATG AAACATGGCTTGAATGTGATGACTTAAAGGGTTCGTACTGTAGAAGACACAAAAGCTTTACAGTTCCTCCAGGGGAGATTCACATTGTCATCTGGGAGAGATTGGCACCACAAAGGAGCAGTGATAGAGATCTGCAGTTGCAAAGTCAACAATCCACGAGTATTCCCCTTTTAAAGGGAGACCCAAAATCACCAGTGAAAAATCTGAACAAGCATCTTGAAAATCATTCTTTCATTAGTGATTGTGAGGATAGTCTGGATGCAAATATAAATAAGATGCAAACCTTAGATGGCAATAACCAAAGCAATTTTCTTTGGGGTTTTGAGAATCTGACTGACAATGATGTTATAACATTGAATCTTATAAGTGTCCCACTTGACTCAGAAGGCAAACCACTAGAAGAGAGACATATAGTGCAAAATAACCTGTTAGCCAATGCAGGAACACCACAGCTGCAAGATGTAGGTCAGATTAATACGCTTCCACTTACTTCTGAAGAAAACATTTCTCATAATGAGAGCATTCTGTCTGAACACAGGACTGTTCCCTTGCATCAAGAACAGCCAGGCAATGCAAGTAACCTATTTATTATGCCAACAGTTCTTCTAAGCACTGGCAGTAACTTACAAGCATTAGCAGTTCAGGAGGCAAAACCTGAAGCCAGCCTAGTTCCTGTTAAAGATAGCAGCTTGGCGAATGCCAAAAACGAAGCCAGTAAAACAAAATCCAAGAAAACTTGCCAGAGAGCACCTAATACGTTGGAGAACAAAAGAGAAATCACAGGAGATTGTCATGTTCCTGCTTCAAGTAATTCCTCTCAGTCACAACCTAAGAATGGAATGAAATCAGTCAGTTGGGTGAAGACTTTGCTTGGAAAATCTCCTTCTGTGCCTAAAAGTGCTTCAGCTTTTATAAACGAGGAAAAGCCCTCTCAAAAAGAAACTCCTTTATCTGGTAGGCATGCCCTTCACTTCCATGGCTTTGAAGCAAAGTCTTCAAGAAAACTAATCAGGAAGGATTCCCCACCTAAGAATCTGCTCCCACCTTCCACCACTTCTCTTTCCCATCCCACTATTAAAAAGCATGCTGCTGTTGCAAGTGAACGAACTGTAACTAACAAACCAGGCTCTTGGGTGACTTTGAATAAGCAAATTCAGCCAAATCtaaataacaatgaaaataaaaactCTCCATCTCTCGAAAATGGCAAGTCAGGTGTTGATCAGACACAACAACTCCGCCTTGAACTTCTTCAGCAGCTTAAAGCTAAAAAggcaaaactggcttctctagacAAACTAGCAAAAGCTCGAGTTAGAAAGAAAAGATCTTCCAAGAAAACAGAGAAGAACCAGTCACAACCTGGATCCCAGAAAGAAGGGGATTCCCTGCAGAGACTGTTAAGGGATCTGCAACACCAGATTGATGTTGAAGATAGTAAATCGATGAATTCTCCAACCACCACTGTGTCACAGTGCAGCAGTTCAAGTTACGATGACATTTTATCTGAGCTGCTGTCTCCAGCCACAACTATTGCGTCCTTGGAGCTTCCGCATGAAGAAGAATGTAGATACCTGGAAATGGGGGGCGGCAGTCCAACTTCTTCTATATTGAATGAGAACCCTAATGAGATTATAAGTCATGACCACAACTATTACAATCCAGAAAAGCAAAATGAAGGTGAGGATCACGCAGACTTGTTAGCAGTCAGGTCACCTCTGAAGAAACTTGACTTTGACAATCCCGAAAAACAAGATTTTCTGGATGATCTTTTCCCTGGTTCCATATTGAATTCAATAATGGCTGATGCTGAAGACTTGAATAATTTTGACGAAACACTATTAGCTTGGTAA
- the USPL1 gene encoding SUMO-specific isopeptidase USPL1 isoform X3 has product MEMQMDLEMSTTENLPGMSSVQTQFLSVPESGSSLSQTLPQDKPSLPEQLWLQWRNVHALCWLDCILSALVHLETLKKIHSESSSESTSVIHRLFTKYNQAIALVNNCQRGEAISEVPSEVMSKAELHLNEIRNIIFGQVQPQLKCKLGEEESPVFAFPLLLRKDSKIENCFLHSFSWNFECLQCGHQVFDRCKTTLATFTNIIPEWHPLNAVHIAPCNNCNHKSQKRKMVLENVPSVLMMHFVEGLPHNNLTAYSFQFQNDFYQVKAVLQYQKSEKHFITWVLNSDETWLECDDLKGSYCRRHKSFTVPPGEIHIVIWERLAPQRSSDRDLQLQSQQSTSIPLLKGDPKSPVKNLNKHLENHSFISDCEDSLDANINKMQTLDGNNQSNFLWGFENLTDNDVITLNLISVPLDSEGKPLEERHIVQNNLLANAGTPQLQDVGQINTLPLTSEENISHNESILSEHRTVPLHQEQPGNASNLFIMPTVLLSTGSNLQALAVQEAKPEASLVPVKDSSLANAKNEASKTKSKKTCQRAPNTLENKREITGDCHVPASSNSSQSQPKNGMKSVSWVKTLLGKSPSVPKSASAFINEEKPSQKETPLSGRHALHFHGFEAKSSRKLIRKDSPPKNLLPPSTTSLSHPTIKKHAAVASERTVTNKPGSWVTLNKQIQPNLNNNENKNSPSLENGKSGVDQTQQLRLELLQQLKAKKAKLASLDKLAKARVRKKRSSKKTEKNQSQPGSQKEGDSLQRLLRDLQHQIDVEDSKSMNSPTTTVSQCSSSSYDDILSELLSPATTIASLELPHEEECRYLEMGGGSPTSSILNENPNEIISHDHNYYNPEKQNEGEDHADLLAVRSPLKKLDFDNPEKQDFLDDLFPGSILNSIMADAEDLNNFDETLLAW; this is encoded by the exons ATGGAGATGCAAATGGACTTGGAAATGTCAACTACAGAAAACTTACCTGGGATGTCCAGTGTGCAAACACAGTTTTTGTCGGTTCCTGAAAGCGGTTCATCACTGTCTCAGACTTTGCCTCAAGACAAACCATCTCTACCAGAACAATTGTGGCTTCAGTGGCGGAATGTGCATGCTCTCTGCTGGTTAGATTGTATTCTGTCAGCCCTTGTGCATTTAGAGACACTGAAAAAGATCCACAGTGAATCCAGCTCAGAAAGTACATCGGTAATCCATAGACTGTTCACAAAATATAACCAAGCAATTGCACTTGTGAATAATTGCCAAAGAG GTGAAGCTATTTCAGAGGTTCCTTCAGAGGTTATGTCAAAAGCTGAATTGCATCTTAATGAAATCAGGAACATCATTTTTGGCCAGGTTCAGCCTCAACTTAAATGTAAATTGG GTGAGGAGGAAAGTCCAGTTTTTGCTTTTCCTCTACTTCTACGCAAAGACTCAAAAATAGAGAATTGCTTTCTCCATTCTTTTTCGTGGAATTTTGAATGCTTACAGTGTGGCCATCAAGTCTTTGACAG GTGTAAGACAACGTTGGCAACCTTTACAAATATAATTCCAGAATGGCACCCCTTAAATGCTGTTCATATTGCTCCTTGTAATAACTGTAATCACAaatctcaaaaaagaaaaatggtttTGGAAAA TGTCCCCTCGGTACTTATGATGCATTTCGTCGAAGGTTTGCCACATAATAACTTAACAGCCTACTCATTTCAATTTCAAAATGATTTCTACCAAGTAAAAGCTGTTCTTCAATACCAGAAGTCAGAAAAACACTTCATAACGTGGGTCTTGAATTCTGATG AAACATGGCTTGAATGTGATGACTTAAAGGGTTCGTACTGTAGAAGACACAAAAGCTTTACAGTTCCTCCAGGGGAGATTCACATTGTCATCTGGGAGAGATTGGCACCACAAAGGAGCAGTGATAGAGATCTGCAGTTGCAAAGTCAACAATCCACGAGTATTCCCCTTTTAAAGGGAGACCCAAAATCACCAGTGAAAAATCTGAACAAGCATCTTGAAAATCATTCTTTCATTAGTGATTGTGAGGATAGTCTGGATGCAAATATAAATAAGATGCAAACCTTAGATGGCAATAACCAAAGCAATTTTCTTTGGGGTTTTGAGAATCTGACTGACAATGATGTTATAACATTGAATCTTATAAGTGTCCCACTTGACTCAGAAGGCAAACCACTAGAAGAGAGACATATAGTGCAAAATAACCTGTTAGCCAATGCAGGAACACCACAGCTGCAAGATGTAGGTCAGATTAATACGCTTCCACTTACTTCTGAAGAAAACATTTCTCATAATGAGAGCATTCTGTCTGAACACAGGACTGTTCCCTTGCATCAAGAACAGCCAGGCAATGCAAGTAACCTATTTATTATGCCAACAGTTCTTCTAAGCACTGGCAGTAACTTACAAGCATTAGCAGTTCAGGAGGCAAAACCTGAAGCCAGCCTAGTTCCTGTTAAAGATAGCAGCTTGGCGAATGCCAAAAACGAAGCCAGTAAAACAAAATCCAAGAAAACTTGCCAGAGAGCACCTAATACGTTGGAGAACAAAAGAGAAATCACAGGAGATTGTCATGTTCCTGCTTCAAGTAATTCCTCTCAGTCACAACCTAAGAATGGAATGAAATCAGTCAGTTGGGTGAAGACTTTGCTTGGAAAATCTCCTTCTGTGCCTAAAAGTGCTTCAGCTTTTATAAACGAGGAAAAGCCCTCTCAAAAAGAAACTCCTTTATCTGGTAGGCATGCCCTTCACTTCCATGGCTTTGAAGCAAAGTCTTCAAGAAAACTAATCAGGAAGGATTCCCCACCTAAGAATCTGCTCCCACCTTCCACCACTTCTCTTTCCCATCCCACTATTAAAAAGCATGCTGCTGTTGCAAGTGAACGAACTGTAACTAACAAACCAGGCTCTTGGGTGACTTTGAATAAGCAAATTCAGCCAAATCtaaataacaatgaaaataaaaactCTCCATCTCTCGAAAATGGCAAGTCAGGTGTTGATCAGACACAACAACTCCGCCTTGAACTTCTTCAGCAGCTTAAAGCTAAAAAggcaaaactggcttctctagacAAACTAGCAAAAGCTCGAGTTAGAAAGAAAAGATCTTCCAAGAAAACAGAGAAGAACCAGTCACAACCTGGATCCCAGAAAGAAGGGGATTCCCTGCAGAGACTGTTAAGGGATCTGCAACACCAGATTGATGTTGAAGATAGTAAATCGATGAATTCTCCAACCACCACTGTGTCACAGTGCAGCAGTTCAAGTTACGATGACATTTTATCTGAGCTGCTGTCTCCAGCCACAACTATTGCGTCCTTGGAGCTTCCGCATGAAGAAGAATGTAGATACCTGGAAATGGGGGGCGGCAGTCCAACTTCTTCTATATTGAATGAGAACCCTAATGAGATTATAAGTCATGACCACAACTATTACAATCCAGAAAAGCAAAATGAAGGTGAGGATCACGCAGACTTGTTAGCAGTCAGGTCACCTCTGAAGAAACTTGACTTTGACAATCCCGAAAAACAAGATTTTCTGGATGATCTTTTCCCTGGTTCCATATTGAATTCAATAATGGCTGATGCTGAAGACTTGAATAATTTTGACGAAACACTATTAGCTTGGTAA
- the USPL1 gene encoding SUMO-specific isopeptidase USPL1 isoform X1 has protein sequence MMENQKIGNGLQVTDIGTSALHMVGYLGKDCSPEASPDECCPVCRKKGLIQSLRTYRINFKESIFLCENPQCIYPLGFEPLSNIITPIDPKDSQSQGTNRKRKFFSTNPVTPSVEPHSKWTRSDNLIDNKQTLTPNLIPKCNGSHLLKTDLEQPDFSETHQPDICNATESMEMQMDLEMSTTENLPGMSSVQTQFLSVPESGSSLSQTLPQDKPSLPEQLWLQWRNVHALCWLDCILSALVHLETLKKIHSESSSESTSVIHRLFTKYNQAIALVNNCQRGEAISEVPSEVMSKAELHLNEIRNIIFGQVQPQLKCKLGEEESPVFAFPLLLRKDSKIENCFLHSFSWNFECLQCGHQVFDRCKTTLATFTNIIPEWHPLNAVHIAPCNNCNHKSQKRKMVLENVPSVLMMHFVEGLPHNNLTAYSFQFQNDFYQVKAVLQYQKSEKHFITWVLNSDETWLECDDLKGSYCRRHKSFTVPPGEIHIVIWERLAPQRSSDRDLQLQSQQSTSIPLLKGDPKSPVKNLNKHLENHSFISDCEDSLDANINKMQTLDGNNQSNFLWGFENLTDNDVITLNLISVPLDSEGKPLEERHIVQNNLLANAGTPQLQDVGQINTLPLTSEENISHNESILSEHRTVPLHQEQPGNASNLFIMPTVLLSTGSNLQALAVQEAKPEASLVPVKDSSLANAKNEASKTKSKKTCQRAPNTLENKREITGDCHVPASSNSSQSQPKNGMKSVSWVKTLLGKSPSVPKSASAFINEEKPSQKETPLSGRHALHFHGFEAKSSRKLIRKDSPPKNLLPPSTTSLSHPTIKKHAAVASERTVTNKPGSWVTLNKQIQPNLNNNENKNSPSLENGKSGVDQTQQLRLELLQQLKAKKAKLASLDKLAKARVRKKRSSKKTEKNQSQPGSQKEGDSLQRLLRDLQHQIDVEDSKSMNSPTTTVSQCSSSSYDDILSELLSPATTIASLELPHEEECRYLEMGGGSPTSSILNENPNEIISHDHNYYNPEKQNEGEDHADLLAVRSPLKKLDFDNPEKQDFLDDLFPGSILNSIMADAEDLNNFDETLLAW, from the exons ATGATGGAGAACCAGAAGATTGGAAATGGTTTGCAAGTGACTGATATAGGGACATCTGCACTCCACATGGTGGGGTATTTGGGGAAA GACTGTAGTCCTGAAGCAAGTCCAGATGAGTGCTGTCCAGTTTGCAGGAAGAAAGGCCTGATACAGTCTTTAAGAACATATCGTATCAATTTTAAGGAATCTATTTTCCTATGTGAAAATCCACAG tGCATCTACCCTTTAGGATTTGAACCACTAAGCAACATTATTACTCCCATTGATCCAAAAGATTCTCAGTCTCAGGGAACCAACAGGAAAAGGAAGTTTTTTAGCACAAACCCTGTGACACCTTCTGTTGAACCACATTCAAAATGGACAAGGAGTGATAATTTGATAGACAATAAGCAAACATTGACTCCTAATCTTATTCCCAAGTGCAATGGCAGTCATCTGCTTAAGACCGACTTGGAGCAACCTGATTTTTCAGAAACCCATCAGCCAGACATTTGTAATGCTACTGAATCCATGGAGATGCAAATGGACTTGGAAATGTCAACTACAGAAAACTTACCTGGGATGTCCAGTGTGCAAACACAGTTTTTGTCGGTTCCTGAAAGCGGTTCATCACTGTCTCAGACTTTGCCTCAAGACAAACCATCTCTACCAGAACAATTGTGGCTTCAGTGGCGGAATGTGCATGCTCTCTGCTGGTTAGATTGTATTCTGTCAGCCCTTGTGCATTTAGAGACACTGAAAAAGATCCACAGTGAATCCAGCTCAGAAAGTACATCGGTAATCCATAGACTGTTCACAAAATATAACCAAGCAATTGCACTTGTGAATAATTGCCAAAGAG GTGAAGCTATTTCAGAGGTTCCTTCAGAGGTTATGTCAAAAGCTGAATTGCATCTTAATGAAATCAGGAACATCATTTTTGGCCAGGTTCAGCCTCAACTTAAATGTAAATTGG GTGAGGAGGAAAGTCCAGTTTTTGCTTTTCCTCTACTTCTACGCAAAGACTCAAAAATAGAGAATTGCTTTCTCCATTCTTTTTCGTGGAATTTTGAATGCTTACAGTGTGGCCATCAAGTCTTTGACAG GTGTAAGACAACGTTGGCAACCTTTACAAATATAATTCCAGAATGGCACCCCTTAAATGCTGTTCATATTGCTCCTTGTAATAACTGTAATCACAaatctcaaaaaagaaaaatggtttTGGAAAA TGTCCCCTCGGTACTTATGATGCATTTCGTCGAAGGTTTGCCACATAATAACTTAACAGCCTACTCATTTCAATTTCAAAATGATTTCTACCAAGTAAAAGCTGTTCTTCAATACCAGAAGTCAGAAAAACACTTCATAACGTGGGTCTTGAATTCTGATG AAACATGGCTTGAATGTGATGACTTAAAGGGTTCGTACTGTAGAAGACACAAAAGCTTTACAGTTCCTCCAGGGGAGATTCACATTGTCATCTGGGAGAGATTGGCACCACAAAGGAGCAGTGATAGAGATCTGCAGTTGCAAAGTCAACAATCCACGAGTATTCCCCTTTTAAAGGGAGACCCAAAATCACCAGTGAAAAATCTGAACAAGCATCTTGAAAATCATTCTTTCATTAGTGATTGTGAGGATAGTCTGGATGCAAATATAAATAAGATGCAAACCTTAGATGGCAATAACCAAAGCAATTTTCTTTGGGGTTTTGAGAATCTGACTGACAATGATGTTATAACATTGAATCTTATAAGTGTCCCACTTGACTCAGAAGGCAAACCACTAGAAGAGAGACATATAGTGCAAAATAACCTGTTAGCCAATGCAGGAACACCACAGCTGCAAGATGTAGGTCAGATTAATACGCTTCCACTTACTTCTGAAGAAAACATTTCTCATAATGAGAGCATTCTGTCTGAACACAGGACTGTTCCCTTGCATCAAGAACAGCCAGGCAATGCAAGTAACCTATTTATTATGCCAACAGTTCTTCTAAGCACTGGCAGTAACTTACAAGCATTAGCAGTTCAGGAGGCAAAACCTGAAGCCAGCCTAGTTCCTGTTAAAGATAGCAGCTTGGCGAATGCCAAAAACGAAGCCAGTAAAACAAAATCCAAGAAAACTTGCCAGAGAGCACCTAATACGTTGGAGAACAAAAGAGAAATCACAGGAGATTGTCATGTTCCTGCTTCAAGTAATTCCTCTCAGTCACAACCTAAGAATGGAATGAAATCAGTCAGTTGGGTGAAGACTTTGCTTGGAAAATCTCCTTCTGTGCCTAAAAGTGCTTCAGCTTTTATAAACGAGGAAAAGCCCTCTCAAAAAGAAACTCCTTTATCTGGTAGGCATGCCCTTCACTTCCATGGCTTTGAAGCAAAGTCTTCAAGAAAACTAATCAGGAAGGATTCCCCACCTAAGAATCTGCTCCCACCTTCCACCACTTCTCTTTCCCATCCCACTATTAAAAAGCATGCTGCTGTTGCAAGTGAACGAACTGTAACTAACAAACCAGGCTCTTGGGTGACTTTGAATAAGCAAATTCAGCCAAATCtaaataacaatgaaaataaaaactCTCCATCTCTCGAAAATGGCAAGTCAGGTGTTGATCAGACACAACAACTCCGCCTTGAACTTCTTCAGCAGCTTAAAGCTAAAAAggcaaaactggcttctctagacAAACTAGCAAAAGCTCGAGTTAGAAAGAAAAGATCTTCCAAGAAAACAGAGAAGAACCAGTCACAACCTGGATCCCAGAAAGAAGGGGATTCCCTGCAGAGACTGTTAAGGGATCTGCAACACCAGATTGATGTTGAAGATAGTAAATCGATGAATTCTCCAACCACCACTGTGTCACAGTGCAGCAGTTCAAGTTACGATGACATTTTATCTGAGCTGCTGTCTCCAGCCACAACTATTGCGTCCTTGGAGCTTCCGCATGAAGAAGAATGTAGATACCTGGAAATGGGGGGCGGCAGTCCAACTTCTTCTATATTGAATGAGAACCCTAATGAGATTATAAGTCATGACCACAACTATTACAATCCAGAAAAGCAAAATGAAGGTGAGGATCACGCAGACTTGTTAGCAGTCAGGTCACCTCTGAAGAAACTTGACTTTGACAATCCCGAAAAACAAGATTTTCTGGATGATCTTTTCCCTGGTTCCATATTGAATTCAATAATGGCTGATGCTGAAGACTTGAATAATTTTGACGAAACACTATTAGCTTGGTAA